From the Gordonia bronchialis DSM 43247 genome, one window contains:
- a CDS encoding phytoene desaturase family protein — translation MRFDDIIIGAGHNGLTAAAYLARAGRSVLVLERSDHVGGAAISAMPFPGMPARLSRYSYLVSLMPRQIMADLDLDLRLIRRRISSYTPLPDDPTRGVLVDNDDPDATAESFRRATGDESDFTAWQSFYTRMSGIAERVFPTMLEPLRRGDDIRDVAVGTDSSDAELWERLTTRPLGELLEQYFDDDVLRGIAATDGLIGTFADLDDASLRQNICFLYHLVGGDWDVPAGGMGAVSGALYETAVSAGARIETGITLGGIDVGDGTVEYGTTEHGGVTIAGGQLYAACAPAVINTYLDDPISTELDPRGSQLKINLLLERLPRLRSGVPPETAFAGTFHINETASQLHTAYRQACRGEVPDVPPCEVYCHTLSDRSILGPELDGKHTLTLFGLHMPPEVFDEPGAVEHAVGATLSSLNSVLAEPIQNVLAHDRAGNPCIEFKTPQDLEDTLSLPGGNIFHRSLQWPWAETDSEVGTWGVETRHPRLLLCGAGARRGGGVSGIPGRNAAVKVLDAG, via the coding sequence ATGCGATTCGACGACATCATCATCGGCGCCGGACACAACGGCCTCACCGCGGCCGCCTACCTGGCACGCGCGGGCCGCAGCGTCCTCGTCCTCGAACGCTCCGATCATGTGGGCGGCGCGGCCATCTCGGCGATGCCCTTCCCCGGCATGCCCGCCCGGCTGTCGCGGTACTCGTATCTGGTATCGCTGATGCCGCGGCAGATCATGGCCGATCTCGATCTGGACCTGCGGCTGATTCGCCGTCGCATCTCGTCGTACACCCCGCTCCCCGACGACCCGACCCGCGGAGTGCTCGTCGACAACGACGACCCCGACGCCACCGCGGAGTCCTTCCGGCGCGCCACCGGCGACGAATCCGACTTCACCGCATGGCAGTCGTTTTACACGCGGATGTCCGGGATCGCCGAGCGGGTGTTCCCGACGATGCTCGAACCGCTGCGCCGCGGCGACGACATCCGCGACGTGGCGGTGGGCACCGACTCCAGTGACGCCGAACTGTGGGAGCGACTCACCACCCGCCCACTCGGCGAGCTGCTCGAGCAGTACTTCGACGACGACGTGCTCCGCGGGATCGCCGCCACCGACGGGTTGATCGGCACCTTCGCCGACCTCGACGACGCGTCGCTGCGTCAGAACATCTGCTTCCTGTATCACCTTGTCGGCGGCGACTGGGATGTCCCGGCCGGCGGGATGGGCGCGGTGTCCGGAGCGCTGTATGAGACCGCGGTGTCGGCGGGAGCCCGAATCGAAACCGGAATCACGTTGGGCGGCATCGACGTCGGCGACGGAACCGTGGAATACGGCACAACGGAGCACGGTGGGGTCACCATCGCCGGCGGTCAGCTGTACGCGGCGTGCGCACCCGCGGTGATCAACACCTACCTCGACGACCCGATCAGCACCGAACTCGATCCACGGGGGTCGCAGCTCAAGATCAACCTGCTGCTCGAGCGACTACCGCGGCTGCGGTCCGGCGTGCCCCCGGAGACCGCCTTCGCCGGCACCTTCCACATCAATGAGACTGCGTCCCAATTGCATACGGCCTACCGTCAGGCGTGTCGCGGTGAGGTTCCCGATGTCCCGCCGTGTGAGGTCTACTGCCACACCCTGTCCGACCGGTCCATCCTCGGCCCCGAACTCGACGGCAAACACACCCTCACCCTGTTCGGATTACACATGCCACCCGAGGTCTTCGACGAGCCGGGCGCCGTCGAGCATGCCGTCGGCGCGACCCTGTCGTCGCTGAATTCGGTTCTGGCCGAACCCATCCAGAACGTCCTCGCCCACGACCGGGCCGGCAATCCGTGCATCGAGTTCAAGACACCGCAGGATCTCGAGGACACCCTGAGCCTGCCGGGTGGCAACATCTTCCACCGCAGCCTGCAATGGCCCTGGGCCGAAACCGATTCCGAGGTCGGGACGTGGGGTGTCGAGACACGCCATCCGCGCCTGCTGCTGTGCGGGGCGGGTGCGCGACGCGGCGGTGGGGTCAGTGGGATACCGGGACGCAACGCCGCGGTCAAGGTGCTCGACGCCGGGTGA
- a CDS encoding HNH endonuclease signature motif containing protein — protein MFTLTDPVADDTGVSSMVSDAVVDAAREMQQLARRAEARTVLLAYRIGHAVYQDMIADPSWNRTLGRRVRDMPDKAAIGQVSVRLGISRSTASRWITLGTHLQQLPAVRIAFLDGRHSLARTALMANALLLLGEDTRVGAEQLALTLSARPSADRVLREQLEELVIALDPDAAILARKDFAERHQNVVIGDDAHGHASIDATVPAEHGVYLTRRIADLIARHLCADDPRRIGVQRVAALAHLIGLPGGHLACTCGTTTCPATPAPDPTADDDDCADDTPTGTDEGNTAEGDTAEGDTASSTQADTDSDAGLDPTATTTSTDVDTATDVDTATDVDTSVDPAEAGVHTDSCSDPGSDAPEAPEGPAVEVADTPTACDLGEQTALIVVTDPAGIEVPYLRGHGPIDPDHAEDLISNSIAGQLLLPSGYSGLIVTGRDGPAPPIDPTGHGGYDLPPPGAGSEASGPIPPGAGSEASGPIPPGAGSEASGPIPPGAGSEASGPIPPGALTYRPSRAVRERVISHDRTCRYPQCGRPSDECQLDHLVKFDPRDPLTGGWSIFENLIPLCTPDHHRKHLGLWIPTMHTDRTITWRDPITGEIIITYPR, from the coding sequence ATGTTCACTCTGACCGATCCGGTCGCCGACGACACTGGTGTGTCGTCGATGGTTTCGGATGCGGTGGTGGACGCGGCGCGGGAGATGCAGCAGTTGGCGCGGCGTGCTGAGGCCCGTACGGTGCTGCTGGCCTACCGGATCGGGCATGCGGTGTATCAGGACATGATCGCCGACCCGTCCTGGAACCGGACACTGGGCCGTCGGGTCCGCGATATGCCCGACAAAGCCGCCATCGGGCAGGTGTCGGTCCGGCTGGGGATCTCCCGCTCCACCGCAAGCCGGTGGATCACGCTGGGCACCCACCTGCAGCAGCTGCCCGCGGTGCGGATCGCGTTCCTCGACGGCCGGCATTCGTTGGCGCGTACCGCGTTGATGGCCAACGCCCTGTTGTTGCTCGGTGAGGACACCCGGGTGGGTGCCGAACAGCTGGCGTTGACGCTCTCGGCGCGGCCGTCGGCGGATCGGGTGTTGCGTGAACAGCTCGAGGAACTCGTCATCGCGTTGGACCCTGACGCGGCGATCCTCGCGCGCAAAGACTTCGCCGAGCGTCACCAGAACGTCGTCATCGGCGATGACGCTCACGGGCATGCGAGCATCGATGCCACCGTGCCCGCCGAACACGGCGTGTATCTGACCCGCCGAATCGCCGACCTCATCGCCCGCCATCTCTGCGCCGACGATCCCCGCCGGATCGGTGTCCAACGCGTGGCTGCGCTGGCCCACCTCATCGGACTACCCGGCGGCCATCTCGCATGCACCTGCGGCACCACCACCTGCCCCGCCACCCCCGCCCCCGACCCCACCGCCGATGACGACGACTGCGCCGACGACACACCTACCGGCACCGACGAGGGAAACACCGCGGAGGGAGACACCGCGGAGGGAGACACCGCCAGCAGCACCCAAGCAGACACCGACTCTGACGCGGGCCTCGACCCGACCGCCACGACCACCTCGACCGACGTGGACACCGCGACCGACGTGGACACCGCGACCGACGTGGACACCTCGGTGGACCCGGCCGAGGCCGGCGTGCACACAGACAGCTGCTCGGACCCGGGTAGCGACGCACCTGAAGCACCCGAGGGCCCCGCGGTGGAGGTGGCCGACACCCCCACCGCGTGCGATCTCGGTGAACAAACCGCACTGATCGTCGTCACCGACCCCGCCGGCATCGAGGTGCCCTACCTGCGTGGCCATGGGCCCATCGACCCCGACCACGCCGAGGACCTCATCTCCAACTCGATCGCCGGCCAACTGCTCCTCCCGTCGGGCTACTCCGGGCTCATCGTCACCGGCCGAGACGGTCCGGCCCCACCCATCGACCCCACCGGACACGGCGGATACGACCTGCCACCACCGGGCGCCGGGAGCGAAGCGAGCGGGCCCATTCCACCGGGCGCCGGGAGCGAAGCGAGCGGGCCCATTCCACCGGGCGCCGGGAGCGAAGCGAGCGGGCCCATTCCACCGGGCGCCGGGAGCGAAGCGAGCGGGCCCATCCCACCGGGCGCGCTGACCTATCGTCCGAGTAGGGCGGTGCGTGAACGGGTGATCAGCCATGACCGCACCTGCCGCTACCCGCAGTGCGGGCGGCCGTCTGACGAATGCCAACTCGATCACCTGGTGAAGTTCGATCCCCGAGATCCGCTCACCGGGGGCTGGAGCATATTCGAGAACCTCATCCCGCTGTGCACCCCGGATCACCACCGCAAGCACCTCGGCCTCTGGATACCCACCATGCACACCGACCGCACCATCACCTGGCGCGACCCGATCACCGGGGAGATCATCATCACCTACCCACGATGA
- a CDS encoding GtrA family protein: protein MSRPDPDQSRDPAVEPRHEDFATRHAPTPIELPLDDGEASTNVDLKTQMIRFIITGAGSGVLDFGLTILLQYVVGADFWIAKSFGFILGTTTAYLLNRRWTFEAPPSTVRFLAVVALYAVTFFVNVGLYTVLSHAWPVTLIYSFIAYVIAQGTATVINFVVQRLVIFRIR, encoded by the coding sequence GTGTCTCGTCCCGATCCCGACCAATCGCGCGACCCCGCCGTCGAGCCGCGCCACGAGGATTTCGCCACCCGGCATGCGCCCACACCCATAGAGCTGCCGCTCGACGATGGCGAGGCGTCCACCAACGTCGACCTCAAGACCCAGATGATCCGGTTCATCATCACCGGTGCCGGGTCGGGGGTGCTGGACTTCGGGCTCACCATCCTGCTGCAGTACGTGGTCGGTGCGGACTTCTGGATCGCCAAGTCGTTCGGCTTCATCCTCGGTACCACCACCGCCTACCTGCTGAATCGGCGCTGGACCTTCGAGGCCCCGCCCAGCACGGTGCGTTTCCTCGCGGTGGTGGCGCTCTACGCGGTGACCTTCTTCGTCAACGTCGGCCTCTACACCGTGCTCTCGCACGCCTGGCCGGTGACACTGATCTACAGCTTCATCGCCTACGTCATCGCACAGGGCACCGCCACGGTGATCAACTTCGTCGTCCAGCGACTGGTCATCTTCCGGATTCGGTGA
- a CDS encoding alpha/beta hydrolase family protein, translating into MNVLRRMVPVLVTGLLVVVPLLMTPAAHAEDMPPLRTPALSGLDARTYSGPIGAPGTLIRQVPLDRSVTLSDAGRAYRVLYATRDIRGRSAVSTGAVLLPRSPAPRGGYPVLAWAHGTVGLGDDCAPSVQPRIPRDVRYLGHWLRQGYAIVATDYAGLGTPGLMNYLSGKVEATSIVDSVISAHRMGVPLARRWAIVGQSQGAGAALAAARDANRLSAGHHLDYRGVVATGTPANIEQVVALAGPQLPPVALPPALNTYATYIWAGFADARPDLRPLSILTAEGRRLVRLARTTCYQDMKPLVRGKTLRDMFAAPVATIPGVRAALVDYMGTPYSGFDRPIFLGQGLRDVDVPAPSALSLYAQMRAAGQPVELHIYPDQDHSGTVIASMRDSTPFLARIMR; encoded by the coding sequence ATGAACGTACTCAGGCGGATGGTCCCGGTACTCGTGACCGGTTTGCTCGTCGTGGTGCCACTCCTGATGACCCCCGCGGCGCATGCCGAGGACATGCCACCGCTGCGGACACCGGCGCTCTCCGGCTTGGACGCCCGTACCTATTCCGGCCCGATCGGCGCTCCGGGCACCCTCATCCGGCAGGTGCCGCTGGACCGATCGGTGACGCTGTCGGATGCCGGTCGCGCATATCGGGTTCTGTACGCGACACGGGACATCCGCGGTCGTTCCGCGGTGAGCACCGGGGCGGTGTTACTGCCGCGCTCACCTGCACCGCGTGGCGGATATCCGGTGCTGGCGTGGGCGCACGGAACCGTCGGCCTCGGCGACGACTGTGCGCCGTCGGTGCAGCCGCGGATTCCGCGCGATGTGCGCTACCTCGGGCACTGGTTGCGTCAGGGATACGCCATCGTCGCAACCGACTACGCCGGCCTGGGCACACCCGGGCTGATGAACTACCTGAGCGGCAAGGTCGAGGCGACCTCGATCGTTGACTCGGTGATCTCCGCCCATCGGATGGGTGTTCCGCTGGCACGCCGGTGGGCGATCGTCGGACAGTCCCAGGGCGCCGGTGCCGCTTTGGCCGCCGCCCGGGACGCCAACCGGTTGTCCGCGGGACACCATCTGGACTACCGCGGTGTGGTGGCCACCGGCACGCCGGCCAACATCGAGCAGGTGGTTGCGCTCGCGGGACCACAGTTGCCGCCGGTCGCACTGCCGCCGGCGCTCAACACCTACGCCACTTACATCTGGGCCGGTTTCGCCGACGCCCGCCCCGACCTGCGCCCGTTGTCGATCCTCACCGCCGAGGGCCGACGGCTCGTCCGGCTCGCGCGGACCACCTGCTACCAGGACATGAAGCCGCTGGTGCGCGGAAAGACGTTGCGGGACATGTTCGCTGCGCCCGTCGCCACCATTCCCGGGGTCCGCGCAGCACTCGTGGACTACATGGGAACGCCGTACTCCGGTTTTGATCGACCGATCTTCCTGGGCCAGGGGCTGCGGGACGTCGACGTGCCGGCGCCCTCGGCGCTCTCGCTGTACGCGCAGATGCGGGCCGCCGGGCAACCCGTCGAGTTGCACATCTACCCCGACCAGGATCACTCCGGCACGGTGATCGCCTCGATGCGGGATTCGACGCCGTTCCTCGCGCGCATCATGCGCTGA
- a CDS encoding aldo/keto reductase — MDIPAALSDHTVALSDGHTIPLVGLGTFGMLGQACADAVSVALRSGYRLLDTASRYSNELSVGMGLRESGVPRDEVVVQTKLGGGDQGFDEAINAAKESARRLGVAHIDVYLIHWPCPTLGRTVESWRALLTLADEGFIRVPGVSNFKQHHLQMLYDETGRWPALNQIQCSPALARTELRAFMAEHDIFAQAWHPTGRKEHMLGEPAVLRLARKYGKSPTQIALRWSVQQGIGVVPKSSHAGRQRENADLFDFELDADDMAALAALDRGERAARDSDVEEEF; from the coding sequence GTGGACATTCCCGCCGCGTTGTCCGATCACACCGTCGCGCTCAGCGACGGCCACACGATTCCGCTCGTCGGTCTCGGGACCTTCGGGATGCTCGGGCAGGCGTGTGCGGATGCGGTGTCGGTGGCCCTGCGGTCGGGCTATCGGCTTCTCGACACCGCGTCGCGGTACAGCAACGAACTCAGCGTCGGAATGGGACTGCGCGAGTCGGGTGTACCGCGCGACGAGGTGGTGGTGCAGACCAAACTCGGTGGCGGCGATCAGGGATTCGACGAGGCGATCAACGCAGCCAAGGAGAGTGCCCGCCGGCTCGGCGTCGCCCACATCGACGTCTACCTCATCCATTGGCCGTGTCCGACGCTGGGACGGACCGTCGAATCGTGGCGAGCCCTGCTCACGCTGGCCGACGAAGGATTCATCCGGGTGCCGGGCGTCTCCAATTTCAAGCAACATCACCTGCAGATGCTCTATGACGAGACCGGTCGGTGGCCGGCGCTCAATCAGATCCAATGCTCACCGGCACTGGCGCGCACCGAGTTGCGTGCGTTCATGGCCGAGCACGACATCTTCGCGCAGGCGTGGCATCCGACCGGCCGCAAGGAGCACATGCTCGGCGAGCCCGCGGTGCTGCGCCTGGCGCGCAAGTACGGCAAGTCACCGACGCAGATCGCGTTGCGCTGGTCGGTTCAGCAGGGCATCGGGGTGGTGCCGAAGTCGTCGCATGCCGGCCGGCAACGGGAGAACGCCGATCTGTTCGACTTCGAGCTCGACGCCGACGACATGGCCGCTCTCGCGGCACTCGACCGCGGGGAACGCGCAGCGCGGGATTCCGATGTGGAAGAAGAGTTCTGA